The DNA window TTTGATACATACTGTCGGTTATATATTGCCCATCCTCTAAATGATGTGACTCTGGTTTCTGCTTTATAGCAGCCATGATTATCTTTTCTATATCCTCTCCCTGCCTTAGCTTGTCTTTCAAATCTATTTCTTCATTGGAATGCAGACAAAGCTTTAGCTTACCTTGAGATGTTAGCCTAACCCTATTGCAATATTCACAGAACTTACATGAAATAGGGTTTATTATACCCACTCTTCCCTTTGCACCTGGAAGCTTATAGTAAACAGCAGGTGATGATGGATCTAGTCGCTCTACTTTTTCCAGAGTGCTTACTTCATCTAATATCACTTCGTTGGATATAAAGTTTTCTTCAGCCCATTTTGAAGCTTCTCCTACAGGCATTAGCTCTATGAATCTTACATCTATCGCTTCTGTTTTTGTAAGATTTACAAAAGCCTCTATCTCATCTACATTAAATCCACCAATTAAAACAACATTTATTTTTATTGGTGTAAGTCCTACAGATTTAGCTGCCTCAATTCCTTCTAATACATCCCCTAGTCTTCCACCTCTTGTAATCTGTGAATATTTTTTCTCATCCAATGTGTCTAAGCTTATATTCACTCGATTAAGTCCAGCTGATTTTAAATCCTTTGCATATTTCTTCAGGAGGATACCATTAGTAGTCATAGCTAAATCCTTTATTCCGTCTAGCTTGCCTAGCCTTTCAACTAGATTAACTATACCTTTCCTGGTAAGAGGCTCTCCGCCAGTTAATCTAATTTTATTTACTCCTAATGATACAAATATTTTGGCCGCCTCATAAATCTCTTCAAGAGACAGCACTTCTCTGTGTTCAACCTTGCATATTCCCTTTTCAGGCATACAGTATTTGCATCTTAAATTACATAAATCAGTTACGGATATTCGAAGATAATTAATATTTCTTCCAAATGCATCCTTCATTATAATCACCCACTTTATTAGCTTTAGTTAATCAAAATCACTTCTCCTATTTCTTGAAGCTCGTAGCCCCCAAGAGACATGACCCTTTCTTTGAATTCATCTGTTTTTAAGGTTGCAATAAATTCCTTTACTCTGTCATCCTTTAGAATCTCTTGTGTGACCAAAAAGTCATAGTCCTCATATCCTACACTAATAAATTCTAAATCCAGAGCCTTAGCAGCAGAATAAATTCCTAGGCCTGTTGTAGCAGATCCTGTTTTAACTGCTGTAGCTACTGCCATATGTGTAGTCATTTCTCTACCATATCCCTTTATATCAGAAGGATCAATATTGTTCTTACTAAGGAAATAATCTAATAATATCCTTGTTCCTGCACCTCTTTGTCTGTTTACAAAAACTATATCTTTTCTTATTAAATCTGTAAAGTCTTTTATTCTGCTTTTATTTCCTTTTTCTACAATAAATCCTTGAAGCCTTTTAACACCTTTTATTATAGCCATTTTATTTCCCGGGAAATACCTTTTAACATAGCTTATATTGTATTCTCCCATTTCTACATCAAGCAGATGAATTGGCGATATGTGACATTCTCCTCTTTTCATGGACAGTATTCCACCCATGCTTCCTACATGTCCTGAGGTAAGCT is part of the Proteiniborus sp. MB09-C3 genome and encodes:
- the moaA gene encoding GTP 3',8-cyclase MoaA, which codes for MKDAFGRNINYLRISVTDLCNLRCKYCMPEKGICKVEHREVLSLEEIYEAAKIFVSLGVNKIRLTGGEPLTRKGIVNLVERLGKLDGIKDLAMTTNGILLKKYAKDLKSAGLNRVNISLDTLDEKKYSQITRGGRLGDVLEGIEAAKSVGLTPIKINVVLIGGFNVDEIEAFVNLTKTEAIDVRFIELMPVGEASKWAEENFISNEVILDEVSTLEKVERLDPSSPAVYYKLPGAKGRVGIINPISCKFCEYCNRVRLTSQGKLKLCLHSNEEIDLKDKLRQGEDIEKIIMAAIKQKPESHHLEDGQYITDSMYQIGG